From a region of the Kwoniella newhampshirensis strain CBS 13917 chromosome 11, whole genome shotgun sequence genome:
- a CDS encoding mitochondrial 54S ribosomal protein mL54, which produces MSLAALVSRTAPRGLTQTVRLGVASFSCSTTASSSSSTSAPSSTSKPKKLKTPKALSSCLPGTTLTGLSILKDKPDPVALPDDQYPSWLWTLLDDTSKAHKAAENEVHLSQEGEQGFDVGKEKKKLKNLNRDKIKASNYLKSTT; this is translated from the exons ATGTCTCTCGCCGCACTCGTATCTCGGACCGCACCAAGGGGCTTGACCCAGACCGTCCGTCTTGGTGTCGCTTCATTCTCTTGCTCAACAACGgcctcatcgtcatcttctaCCTCggctccttcctccacttccaaACCCAAGAAACTTAAAACACCCAAAG CTCTCTCATCTTGTTTGCCCGGAACAACACTCACCGGACTGTCCATCCTAAAGGATAAACCTGATCCTGTTGCCCTACCGGACGATCAATATCCTTCCTGGTTATGGACATTATTGGACGATACCAGTAAGGCACACAAGGCTGCAGAGAACGAGGTGCATCTCAGTCAAGAGGGGGAACAAGGGTTCGATgtgggaaaggagaagaagaagctgaagaaTCT GAATCGAGATAAGATCAAGGCTTCCAATTATTTAAAATCTACGACATAA
- a CDS encoding 26S protease regulatory subunit 8: MAVATQKPLKAASAGAGSIKTYYQNKIEAAELDITKKTQNLRRLEAQRNALNTRVRLLREELQVLQESGSYVGEVVKVMGRKKVLVKVQPEGKYVVDFSPDIPISALTPNLRVALRADSYLLHSILPNKIDPLVSLMMVEKVPDSTYEMVGGLDKQIKEIKEVIELPVKHPELFESLGIAQPKGGGGGDSEVQRTMMELLNQLDGFEPTKNIKVIMATNRIDILDSALLRPGRIDRKIEFPPPNPEARITILKIHSRKMSLQRGINFRSLAEKMGHCSGAEVRGICTEAGMYALRERRQYVGQEDFEMAVAKVLKKNAEGNMSVNKLFS; encoded by the exons ATGGCCGTGGCAACGCAAAAGCCCCTCAAGGCTGCATCAGCTGGAGCAGGAAgtatcaag ACGTATTATCAGAACAAGATCGAAGCCGCCGAGTTGGATATCACCAAGAAGACTCAGAACTTGCGACGTTTGGAAGCTCAGAGAAATGCTCTCAACACAAGAG TACGACTACTGCGAGAGGAATTGCAAGTGCTTCAGGAATCTGGAAGTTATGTTGGAGAAGTGGTCAAAGTGATGGGCAGGAAGAAGGTTTTGGTCAAGGTGCAGCCGGAAGGCAAATACG TCGTGGACTTCTCCCCTGATATCCCAATCTCGGCCCTCACCCCCAACCTTCGAGTCGCCCTTCGAGCCGATTCAtaccttctccactctATCCTTCCGAACAAGATTGATCCCTTGGTGTCCctgatgatggtcgagaaggtccCAGATTCCACATATGAGATGGTTGGTGGTCTTGACAagcagatcaaggagatcaaagagGTCATCGAATTACCTGTCAAACATCCGGAACTCTTCGAGTCCCTCGGTATCGCTCAGCCTAAAG gtggcGGGGGTGGAGATTCAGAAGTTCAAAGAACCATGATGGAATTGTTGAATCAGCTGGATGGATTTGAGCCGACCAAGAacatcaag GTCATCATGGCTACCAACCGTATAGATATTCTTGATTCAGCCCTGCTCCGACCAGGACGTATCGACCGAAAAATCGAATTCCCCCCCCCTAACCCTGAGGCGAGAATCACCATTCTGAAAATTCATTCGAGAAAA ATGTCCCTCCAAAGAGGAATCAACTTCCGATCGCTTGCTGAAAAGATGGGTCACTGTTCAGGTGCCGAAGTGAGGGGTATCTGCACCGAGgctg GTATGTACGCCCTCCGAGAGAGACGGCAATATGTGGGTCAGGAGGATTTTGAGATGGCGGTGGCGAAGGTATTGAAGAAGAATGCAGAGGGCAACATGAGTGTCAACAAGCTTTTCAGTTAA
- a CDS encoding 6-phosphofructokinase yields MSPTPVQAEGGDSTHVHTKDLEGVTEDEHLDGGVESEEPVSGAAPGSGKRQKKIAVLTSGGDSAGMNAAVRAVVRQAIARGCQAYIIREGWEGLVRGNTSEPTPAPTRPASPVLGPTPSSGPNSSTKSVSFSSLPPSRQIALDAAAAEAAHQEHVDLGNGVSYTSADEVAPLSDAPLSFGFGGLLRDGAGEGDLEEMAAHGMQNVVVADEEDEQGRSLKGRYIVRVGWDDVRGWLGEGGTLIGSSRCPSFRTREGRLQAAHNLIKYGIDCLAVCGGDGSLTGADKLRGEWPSLVEELYDEGKIDESQKDAYGHLNIVGLVGSIDNDMSMTDLTIGALTALHRICESIDSISSTASSHSRAFVIEVMGRHCGWLALLAGIATGADFIFIPENPPATEDWETEMCDLLKSHRAVGKRKSIVIVAEGALDRNLKAIKPDYVKKILVDRLGLDTRVTTLGHTQRGGVPCAYDRILPTLQGVQAVQALLDATPETPSYMIGTQENKITKVPLLEAVAQTQAVAAAIEHKDFVKAMSFRDSEFQEMLQAFNISSSLAISQHVPKDKRLRIGLIHVGAPAGGMNAATRQAVRFCHNRGHTPVAIYNGFEGLLDDNVSELSWLRVDTWTTRGGSELGTNRSLPTIDLGNVAAGFQRHGLDALLVIGGFEAFHSVLTLEQNRANYPSFQIPMIHLPATISNNVPLTDFSLGSDTSLNALVDACDAIKQSASASRNRVFVVETQGGMSGYIATMGALAVGAVLVYTPEEGISLSVLQEDVEFLRKRYQLDVKGKSEGRLVIKSEKSSHIYTTEVLTKIFKEEGKELFDARSASLGHTLQGGVPSPLDRTRAARLALRCMQFLEQHGTPNAQAAHKGKSRKYSTETATMIAIRGSKIVYATMDEVLKVTDMKLRRGKMEWWSDIKRLAEVMGGREGLIASG; encoded by the exons ATGAGCCCTACACCTGTCCAAGCAGAAGGCGGGGATTCGACCCATGTCCACACCAAAGATCTCGAGGGTGTGACGGAGGACGAGCACCTGGATGGTGGTGTGGAGAGCGAGGAGCCTGTCTCTGGTGCTGCTCCCGGTAGTGGCAagagacagaagaagatcgcCGTCCTGACCAGTGGCGGTGATAGTGCTGGTATGAATGCAGCTG TTCGAGCCGTTGTCAGACAAGCTATTGCTCGTGGATGTCAAGCCTATATCATccgagaaggatgggaaggacTCGTGCGAGGGAACACCTCTGAACCTACTCCCGCACCTACTCGACCCGCTTCACCGGTTCTGGGACCTACCCCTTCCTCTGGGCCAAACTCGTCTACCAAATCCGTCTCATTCtcctcacttccaccttcgcGACAAATCGCCTTGGACGCCGCAGCGGCCGAGGCAGCCCATCAAGAACATGTCGACCTCGGAAACGGCGTTTCTTACACTTCCGCAGACGAGGTCGCCCCTCTTTCCGACGCTCCGCTCAGTTTCGGATTCGGCGGATTGTTGAGAGATGGGGCGGGTGAAGGcgatctggaagagatggcGGCGCATGGCATGCAGAATGTTGTGGTGgcggatgaagaggatgaacaGGGTAGAAGTTTGAAGGGACGATATATCGTGAGAGTAGGTTGGGATGATGTCAGAGGTTGGTTGGGTGAAGGTGGTACTCTGATTGGAAGTTCCAGATGTCCCTCTT TCCGCACGAGGGAAGGTCGACTGCAGGCCGCTCACAACCTCATCAAATACGGTATCGACTGTCTTGCTGTatgtggtggtgatggaaGTTTGACAGGTGCAGACAAGCTGAGAGGGGAGTGGCCAAGTCTAGTCGAGGAGCTTTacgatgagg GCAAAATCGACGAGTCGCAGAAAGACGCTTACGGTCACCTCAACATCGTTGGGCTTGTCGGGTCGATTGA CAACGATATGTCCATGACCGATTTGACCATCGGTGCCCTCACAGCCCTCCACCGAATCTGCGAGTCCATCgactccatctcttcgactgCTTCTTCCCACTCTCGTGCGTTCGTCATTGAAGTGATGGGTAGACACTGTGGATGgctcgctcttctcgccgGTATCGCCACTGGCGCAgacttcatcttcatccctGAAAACCCGCCGGCTACCGAGGATTGGGAAACGGAGATGTGCGACTTGCTCAAATCT CACCGAGCTGTCGGAAAGAGAAAGTCTATCGTCATCGTAGCCGAGGGTGCGCTCGATAGGAATCTTAAAGCCATCAAGCCCGACTACGTCAAGAAGATCCTTGTCGACCGACTGGGCCTCGACACCAGGGTCACCACACTCGGTCACACGCAACGAGGAGGTGTTCCATGCGCTTACGACCGTATTTTG CCCACCCTCCAAGGTGTACAAGCTGTTCAAGCCTTGCTTGACGCTACTCCCGAGACACCATCATACATGATCGGAACCCAAGAGAACAAAATTACCAAGGTTCCGCTTCTTGAGGCTGTCGCACAG ACTCAAGCTGTCGCTGCTGCCATCGAGCACAAGGATTTTGTCAAAGCCATGTCATTCCGAGACTCAGAGTTCCAGGAGATGTTGCAGGCTTTCAACATCAGCTCATCGCTCGCTATCAGCCAGCATGTGCCaaaggacaag CGCCTTAGGATCGGTCTCATCCA TGTTGGTGCGCCTGCCGGTGGTATGAATGCCGCAACCCGACAAGCTGTTAGATTCTGTCACAACCGTGGTCATACCCCCGTCGCAATTTACAACGGTTTCGAGGGTCTCCTTGACGACAACGTGTCTGAGCTCTCTTGGCTTCGTGTCGACACGTGGACCACTCGAGGTGGTTCAGAACTCGGTACTAACCGATCCTTGCCTACGATCGACCTCGGCAATGTCGCTGCTGGCTTCCAACGACATGGCTTGGAtgctctcctcgtcattgGTGGTTTCGAAGCTTTCCACTCGGTCCTCACGCTTGAGCAGAACCGAGCAAACTACCCTAGCTTTCAAATTCCTATGATTCACTTGCCTGCCACCATCTCAAACAACGTTCCCCTCACGGACTTCTCTTTGGGAAGTGACACAAGTTTGAATGCCCTTGTTGATGCGTGCGACGCTATCAAGCAAAGTGCTTCGGCTAGTAGGAACAGAGTGTTCGTGGTGGAGACCCAAGGCGGTATGAGTGGATACATCGCTACTATGGGTGCTTTAGCC GTTGGAGCTGTACTGGTTTACACGCCTGAAGAAGGCATTTCGCTCAGCGTTCTTCAGGAGGACGTTGAGTTCCTGCGCAAGAGATACCAACTTGATGTCAAGGGAAAGAGCGAGGGTCGATTGGTGATCAA GTCTGAGAAATCTTCTCACATCTACACTACCGAAGTCCTCACCAAGATTTTCAAAGAGGAGGGTAAAGAGCTGTTCGATGCTCGATCGGCGTCGCTCGGTCACACACTACAAGGTGGTGTGCCATCACCTCTTGATCGAACCCGAGCCGCACGACTCGCTCTTCGATGTATGCAATTCCTCGAACAACACGGTACACCCAACGCTCAAGCCGCTCACAAGGGTAAGAGCAGGAAGTACTCGACCGAGACAGCTACGATGATCGCGATCAGGGGAAGTAAGATCGTGTATGCGACGATGGATGAGGTCTTGAAGGTGACAGACATGaagttgagaagaggaaagatggaaTGGTGGTCTGATATCAAGCGGTTGGCGGAGGTCATGGGCGGTAGAGAGGGTTTGATCGCGAGTGGATAG